The Streptomyces sp. NBC_00670 genome window below encodes:
- a CDS encoding MarR family winged helix-turn-helix transcriptional regulator produces the protein MDYVDYGDKLFWLSVVIQRKYAQICAGFDLTPLQATLLCAVRNEPRRMADLAAALGMTKNALSQLVDRTARRELVGRTSSAQDRRVVMLSATPTGKVLAEAIYAEIAKRLPEIARNLDPDDQRDFARVATAIVDTSDLSAPTSDQPVTP, from the coding sequence GTGGACTATGTGGACTATGGCGACAAGCTCTTCTGGCTCTCGGTCGTGATTCAACGCAAGTACGCGCAGATCTGCGCCGGGTTCGACCTGACCCCCTTGCAGGCCACACTGCTCTGCGCGGTCAGGAACGAGCCGCGGCGGATGGCCGACCTCGCCGCGGCGTTGGGTATGACCAAGAACGCGTTGAGCCAGCTGGTCGACCGCACCGCGCGGCGCGAGTTGGTCGGCCGGACAAGCTCGGCGCAGGACCGGCGGGTCGTCATGCTCAGTGCGACACCCACGGGAAAGGTGCTCGCCGAGGCCATTTACGCCGAGATCGCCAAGCGCCTGCCCGAGATCGCGAGGAACCTCGACCCCGACGACCAGCGCGACTTCGCGCGCGTGGCCACCGCCATCGTGGACACCTCGGACCTCTCCGCACCCACCTCGGACCAGCCCGTCACCCCGTGA
- a CDS encoding DNA polymerase Y family protein, which translates to MTILCVRFQLPPMYEAALPGLLGLLEEFTPVVEALPPDTALADLRGAERYFGRDAVELARLFRVRSLAHHGIDCAIGAGPGPMLARMALREAAPGAVVAVPDTADGVTGFLAGRPVRALPGVGGATARTLCEYGLDTVGRVAAAPPATLQRLVGAKAGRELHERANGVDRGRVVPNAVARSLATERSFDLDELDPGRHRRALLSAAEELGVRLRATAHVCRTLTLTVRYADRSATVRGRALPEPTAHSAALTRTAYRLYEALGLQRARVRGLALRAEGLTPAERAAHQLTFDPVDEKVRRIEEVADRVRAKFGPGAIGPGSLAA; encoded by the coding sequence ATGACCATCCTCTGCGTACGTTTCCAGCTGCCGCCGATGTACGAGGCGGCCCTGCCCGGGCTGCTCGGACTGCTGGAGGAGTTCACGCCCGTCGTCGAGGCGCTGCCGCCGGACACGGCGCTCGCCGACCTGCGCGGCGCCGAGCGCTACTTCGGCCGGGACGCCGTCGAACTGGCCCGGCTGTTCCGGGTACGGTCGCTCGCCCACCACGGGATCGACTGCGCGATCGGCGCCGGACCCGGCCCGATGCTGGCCCGCATGGCGCTGCGGGAGGCGGCGCCGGGCGCCGTCGTCGCCGTACCGGACACCGCGGACGGCGTGACCGGGTTCCTGGCCGGACGGCCCGTGCGGGCGCTGCCCGGCGTCGGCGGCGCCACCGCCCGCACGCTGTGCGAGTACGGGCTCGACACCGTGGGCAGGGTCGCCGCCGCGCCCCCGGCCACGCTGCAACGGCTTGTCGGCGCCAAGGCCGGCCGTGAGCTGCACGAGCGGGCGAACGGCGTCGACCGCGGCCGGGTCGTCCCGAACGCGGTCGCGCGCTCCCTCGCCACCGAACGCTCCTTCGACCTGGACGAACTCGATCCCGGCCGGCACCGGCGCGCGCTGCTCTCGGCGGCGGAGGAACTGGGCGTCCGGCTGCGCGCCACCGCACACGTGTGCAGGACGCTGACCCTCACCGTGCGCTACGCCGACCGCTCCGCGACCGTCCGCGGCCGGGCGCTCCCGGAGCCGACCGCGCACTCGGCGGCGCTCACCCGGACCGCCTACCGCCTGTACGAGGCGCTCGGCCTGCAACGCGCCCGGGTCCGCGGCCTCGCGCTGCGCGCCGAGGGGCTGACCCCCGCCGAGCGGGCCGCGCACCAGCTCACCTTCGACCCGGTGGACGAGAAGGTCCGCCGCATCGAGGAGGTCGCGGACCGGGTCCGGGCGAAGTTCGGCCCCGGAGCGATCGGACCGGGCTCACTGGCGGCGTGA
- a CDS encoding slipin family protein, whose translation MVEELVTAGVAFVCAAGVYLMAGAKVVKQYERGVVLRLGRLRSDVRGPGFTMIVPFVDKLHKVNMQIVTMPIPAQEGITRDNVTVRVDAVVYFRVTSAAEAVIRVEDYRFAVSQMAQTSLRSIIGKSELDDLLSNREKLNQGLELMIDSPAVEWGVTIDRVEIKDVSLPETMKRSMARQAEADRDRRARVINADGELQASKKLAEAAAQMADQPAALQLRLLQTVVAVAAEKNSTLVLPFPVELLRFLEKAQQGAAPPPAAAPSPAPEPVREAREVRGPEA comes from the coding sequence ATGGTCGAGGAACTGGTGACGGCGGGCGTGGCCTTCGTCTGCGCCGCGGGTGTCTACCTGATGGCGGGGGCCAAGGTCGTCAAACAGTACGAGCGCGGTGTGGTCCTGCGGCTGGGCCGGCTGCGGTCCGACGTGCGCGGGCCCGGGTTCACGATGATCGTTCCGTTCGTGGACAAGCTCCACAAGGTCAATATGCAGATCGTGACGATGCCGATTCCCGCGCAGGAAGGGATCACGCGGGACAACGTCACGGTGCGGGTGGACGCGGTGGTGTACTTCCGGGTGACCTCGGCGGCCGAGGCCGTCATCCGGGTCGAGGACTACCGGTTCGCGGTCTCGCAGATGGCGCAGACCTCCTTGCGGTCGATCATCGGCAAGAGCGAACTCGACGATCTGCTCTCCAACCGGGAGAAGCTCAACCAGGGGCTGGAGCTGATGATCGACAGTCCGGCGGTGGAGTGGGGGGTCACGATCGACCGGGTGGAGATCAAGGACGTGTCCCTGCCGGAGACGATGAAACGGTCGATGGCGCGGCAGGCGGAGGCGGACCGGGACCGGCGGGCGCGGGTCATCAACGCGGACGGGGAGTTGCAGGCGTCGAAGAAGCTGGCGGAGGCGGCGGCGCAGATGGCGGACCAGCCGGCGGCGTTGCAGCTGCGGTTGTTGCAGACGGTGGTGGCGGTGGCGGCGGAGAAGAACTCGACGCTGGTGCTGCCTTTCCCGGTGGAGCTGTTGCGGTTCCTGGAGAAGGCGCAGCAAGGGGCGGCGCCGCCCCCTGCTGCGGCTCCTTCGCCGGCGCCGGAGCCTGTGCGGGAGGCGCGGGAGGTGCGGGGGCCGGAGGCGTAG
- a CDS encoding NmrA/HSCARG family protein, with protein MSTQTTGTIAVFGATGQQGGAVVDALLDHKARVRALVRDPRSDRARALAARGVELAAVRADDPASTAAALASVEGFSFMTPEANSLEEVEAEIRVGTALVDAAVEADVPHVVFNSVFGADRESGVPHHDSKHSIEEYLRKSGLRATMVRATAFMENFTSVMAPSLEHGEIVLRLPLPEDAPLKMISVRDIGRVAAALLLDLAEAPGGAVELVGDELTGPEIAAAFGARAGLPARYEALPLSVLPTDLDRVMFREFAKAAEHPSDPAVVRSIEPATLDLAAWIRATGWTAPTNVAVS; from the coding sequence ATGAGCACACAGACGACCGGCACGATCGCGGTCTTCGGCGCGACGGGGCAACAGGGCGGGGCGGTGGTCGACGCGCTGCTGGACCACAAGGCGCGGGTACGGGCCCTGGTCCGCGACCCGCGGTCCGACCGGGCTCGGGCGCTGGCCGCCCGCGGCGTCGAACTGGCGGCCGTCCGGGCCGACGACCCGGCGTCGACTGCCGCGGCGCTGGCGAGTGTCGAGGGGTTCTCCTTCATGACCCCGGAGGCGAACAGCCTCGAAGAGGTCGAGGCGGAGATCCGCGTCGGTACCGCGCTCGTCGACGCGGCGGTCGAGGCGGACGTCCCGCACGTCGTGTTCAACTCGGTCTTCGGGGCGGACCGGGAGTCGGGTGTGCCGCACCACGACTCGAAGCACTCGATCGAGGAGTACCTGAGGAAGTCCGGCCTCAGGGCCACGATGGTGCGCGCGACCGCCTTCATGGAGAACTTCACGAGCGTGATGGCACCGAGCCTGGAGCACGGGGAGATCGTGCTGAGGCTGCCGCTGCCGGAGGACGCCCCCCTGAAGATGATCTCGGTCAGGGACATCGGCCGGGTCGCCGCCGCGCTCCTGCTCGACCTCGCGGAGGCGCCCGGCGGAGCCGTCGAACTCGTCGGCGACGAGCTGACGGGTCCCGAGATCGCCGCGGCGTTCGGCGCGCGCGCCGGGCTCCCGGCACGGTACGAGGCCCTCCCGTTGAGCGTGCTTCCCACCGACCTCGACAGGGTGATGTTCCGCGAGTTCGCGAAGGCGGCGGAACACCCTTCGGACCCCGCGGTGGTGCGCTCGATCGAGCCGGCCACCCTGGACCTGGCCGCATGGATCCGAGCCACCGGCTGGACCGCGCCCACGAACGTGGCTGTGTCCTGA
- a CDS encoding S1 family peptidase: MRIKRTTPSSGISRRTRLIAIGSTLVAAAAIAVPSASASDTAATFSTAQLNRAGGSVLEANVPGTAWAVDTANHRVVVTVDSTVSQAEIAKIKQAAGSESGALTIKHTPGTFKKLIGGGDAIYASSWRCSLGFNVQDSSGNYYFLTAGHCTDGAGTWWSNSSHSTTLGTTAGSSFPGNDYGIVRYTNSSVSKSGTVGSVDITSAATPSVGTTVYRRGSTTGIHSGRVTALNATVNYGSGDVVSGLIQTTVCAEPGDSGGSLYSNSGVAYGLTSGGSGDCSSGGTTFFQPVTEALSAYGVHVY; the protein is encoded by the coding sequence GTGAGGATCAAGCGCACCACCCCCAGCAGCGGCATCTCGAGACGGACCCGGCTGATCGCCATCGGTTCGACGCTCGTGGCCGCCGCCGCGATCGCGGTCCCCAGCGCGAGCGCGTCCGACACCGCCGCCACCTTCAGCACCGCCCAGCTCAACCGGGCCGGCGGCTCGGTGCTCGAGGCCAACGTCCCGGGCACCGCCTGGGCGGTCGACACGGCCAACCACCGCGTGGTCGTCACCGTCGACAGCACGGTCTCCCAGGCCGAGATAGCCAAGATCAAGCAAGCGGCCGGCAGCGAGTCCGGCGCACTCACCATCAAGCACACCCCCGGCACGTTCAAGAAGCTGATCGGCGGCGGCGACGCCATCTACGCCAGCAGCTGGCGCTGCTCGCTCGGCTTCAACGTGCAGGACTCGAGCGGGAACTACTACTTCCTGACCGCCGGGCACTGCACCGACGGCGCGGGCACCTGGTGGTCGAACTCCTCCCACTCGACGACGCTCGGCACCACCGCCGGGTCCAGCTTCCCCGGCAACGACTACGGCATCGTGCGCTACACCAACAGCTCGGTGAGCAAGTCGGGCACGGTGGGCAGCGTGGACATCACCAGCGCGGCCACGCCGTCCGTCGGCACCACCGTCTACCGTCGTGGCTCCACCACCGGCATCCACAGCGGCCGGGTCACCGCGCTCAACGCGACGGTCAACTACGGCAGCGGCGACGTCGTCTCCGGGCTGATCCAGACCACGGTCTGCGCCGAGCCCGGCGACTCCGGCGGTTCGCTGTACTCCAACAGCGGCGTCGCCTACGGTCTGACCTCCGGCGGCAGCGGCGACTGCAGCTCCGGCGGTACGACCTTCTTCCAGCCGGTGACCGAGGCCCTGAGCGCGTACGGGGTGCACGTGTACTGA